GAACTGGTTCTCTTGTCTATCGATGAAGGAATCGTTGGCTATCGAGATGACAGTCTTGCCACTGttaaaagaaacaaagaacaaTACCAGATGCCGCTAGAGATCGTATCATATAAAGAACTCTATTCTTGGTCTATGGACGAAATTGTGGCCTGTGCTGGGATACGGAGTAGTTGTACCTATTGTGGGGTTTTAAGAAGGCAAGCGCTAGATAGGGGTGCTGCTAGGTTAGGTATAGCACATGTGGTCACTGGTCACAACGCGGACGATATGGCAGAGACAGTACTTATGAATCTTCTCAGAGGAGATGTGAACAGATTAGAGTCCAGCACCAACATTATTACACAGTCTTCGGGATCTCCTATCAAGAGATCGAAACCATTCAAGTACACATACGAAAAGGAAATTGTGCTTTATGCACACTACAAAAAACTGGATTATTTCTCTACAGAATGCACATACGCTCCAGAAGCATTTAGAGGAACGGCTagaactcttttgaaatcGTTAGAAGCCATTAAACCGTCCTGTATAATAGACATCATTCAAAGTGGagaaaatttcaaacttaaGCCCAAGAAACAGCGTAAGAACGTTGTCAAGAGAAACACTGCCCAAGAGATTGAAGTGCGAGGAGATGGCTCCGTTTCACTGAACAAAGATGGCAATAAGTGTGAAAGCTGTGGTTATCTATCTACAAACAAAATTTGTAAAGCCTGCATTTTACTAAAGGGCTTGGAGTCATCCAGGGCTAAGGTACCTATCGAAGGTGGTAATATAGCTATCGATGGGGCTGCCCAGGTGACGAAGAAGCTGGAAACTTTAAGCTTTTAAATTGCAATTAGAAAGTGCAGTCTAAAGCACATGTATCATAATACGCATTATATTTATTGTAtttatttttcatcttttcaTATGAAATagcttttccaaagaaCACCTTCCAAGTCTTCTAGTTGATCTTGGCCAAAGAACTTACTGTCTATATGCCATGTATCTTGTCTAGTCTTCTTAAATGTGctcaaaagatctttggcAGTTTTCCCAACGATACCTTCGACACTCACTGAATTGTTAGCAAGAATCGATAAACTTTGAGGAATCCATGGAGGAATTGGCGAGATATAAGGAAAAGCTTGCAAATAACTTCCGATTCCAAGGGTGTAGCCGTGCAACTCGTTTAATAGTAATGGTAGATCCTTCTTCGGATCTTCAGACTTCGAGCTTTTGGGCTTTGTTTTTAGTTTCAAATACTTTTTCTTGTCAGCAGTAAGCCCCTTCAGATAATCGGCTAAATTATTGGAAATGAGATACTCTACCTCGCTATCACTCAACGTTTGAATCATACCTGATAGAACTTTTGCAGCAGATGTTCGGACTTCAGAATTCCCATGGAATAGAAACTTTGCAACAAAATTGACCAGCTCCATGTGCTGTTCAGTATTCAATATTAGGTATTTCAAATAGAAAATAGATTTGGTAAAGTCCAAAATTGACAGAATCTGATGCCACAGAGGATCTTGGGAAATATCATGTAGGTTCAATaaactttgaaggacaAGTTGCAGTGGTTTGCCGTTGCTCAACGAGAATGGTAACAATAGGTATGACTGCATTGGTGAAATCTGTGAGAGATAACAAACATCCTTTCTTTCATCTAGCTTGAATAGAAACTGGATATATGGCACAATAGACTTGGCTTGAATGGCAGCTGATTCTTGGGTGAAAAATAAAGAATCCATATACTTAATGAACGTCTTGGAAACGTAGATATAATCATTTCTTGCAACGTCTTGAGAATTCATATCAATTGTTGCTTTCCTCAATGATTCTATCCTCTCAAAACATGAAGAGAGTGCTGACTTATAAGGTTCCACAATCCCCAAATGAgtttcaacattttcctCATCATTCTTAACGTTCACTAAAAACTCCTGAAAAGTTGAGCTTGGATTCCTTGCTATTCCAATAAATGTGAGCATCGACAAAATCAACGAGACTTGAATTCtaactttggaaaaggaaCTGTTCATATTACCAATCAAATTGTCGAACGTAGTTTCGTTTAAGGGATATCTTTTTCCCAAACTGCTAATAAAATACTTGAGCAGCCCTAAACGGGAATGTGTCCCAAAGCTGCTTCGTTCATCGGTATTCTCAAATTTAAAATCCGTAAAGAACTTAAATATCTTGGGATACCGCCTGACATCCAAATGTTGCGGTAGCCACCAGGATAAAATACTCCATACCGGATACGTGTCGGGAGACAAATCATTGCAaatgatcttttcaaagcGTCCAAGAACTTGCTCACACACAATGTCTTTATACTTCTGATCAGCGATCTTGTACCCTAATATCAGTCCGATAATGAGCTCCATTGTCAAAACATGTGTGGCTTTCTCATCCTTAACATATATCAGGTCAATGAGATCGATGATGTCCTGAACACATAACTTAGATGCGGGGACATAGTTGTTCACAATCATCTGAATGACGTTAACTGTGAAATAGACATGCGACGATCGAAAGTTGGGATTCTGTTCCAATCCCTGGACCATagttttgaaaatattGTAGAACCATTCTTTGCTCATCACATTCTGTCCTAAACGTCTGAAGagttcttgttcttttggaGTTAGATCTAGCTCATTTGATGAAAGATTGTCGCCTTTTATAGCAATCAAGTCTCGACTCCAAAATAAGGAATTAGTGCCTATTTTGTTGTCAAAAAAGTATTTTGGACTTTCAAGATTGTGGACTTCAGCTAAATATTCATTAATATAATTATTCCcgttttctttcttgggGGTAGTATCAATACGAGTGAATTCTTTAACCAAGTAATCAACATCATGCATATTCGATAAGTTGTGCTCATATAATGAAAGATTGACAAATTTGTTCACAATGCTTACTGAAGAACAAAGACACAAATCACTCAGTAGAGGATGCTCATTGCTACAGTTGTTGATGATCAACTCTATAACATCAGAACTGAAATCTTTGTGTTCATATTCGTTTTCGATCTGAATAagcagtttcaaaattagGTACTGTATCTGCCATGATTTATCATTCTCCCAATATGAGTTATAAAGCtctgtttcaagtttgTGGATGTGGAATGCATTAATCTTGCGCTTACTCTCCTTAGCAATTCTGAGTATATTGATTTGgctttcaacaaaaagatccGACGGGGGCTTAATGCTGTTGATCAACTCAAAGTCTAAATTGCATACGGATGAAGGTAAACTCCAGGCTGACACAACTGCCTTGAAAAGGTGTGTCGCTTTGTCATATATAATAGAGTTGCTTCGCTTCAAACATAATAACAATAACTTGATATATCGTGTCAGCTCAACGTAGTTAGATTGTATCTTGTTTCGGACTCCTTTGAGGtagaaaaaagaaagagaccTTTCAATCTTCAGGTCATCGTTATCATCAATTGCCTTGCTCACAATGTTTAACCCTGAAACAATAGTACCCAGAGTTCCTATCAACTTCTTATTGACCAACAGGAGACAATTCTGTGCCATAAGTCCAATATCAGAGTACACGCTCATGGAAAGGCGTACCAGATCATGAACCAACTGCTTTTCTATAGAATTGACTATTCTTGTACCACCAAATGTTGATAACCGTTGCTGATGGAACAATTCTATCCTTTCTCCGATTATCGGTCTTGAATACGGTTTTCTAAGTCTTGGTAGATTATATAACGAGGTCAAAAATCGATATGAATCCTTCGTTTTACCAGTTTGAATATAGGTGTCCACGCCTACATCACAAATATAGACAGCAAACAGGCTTGAAAGTGATTTGAAAGCGGCTACGTCAGCTTCATGATATTGGATCAAAAAGTTGCAAATGTCGTGAAGTGACTCACCAATTGACAGTCTTATTTGATGAATCTTATGATACAAAGGACTGCTTTCCTTAGTAAACTTGgaatctccaaaaaagtAGTTGCATCTGTATAGCTTACTATCCCTTGATGTCAATGACGGGCAAATACCCGAAGGCGAATCTTCTAAAGATGTTTCGTTTTCAGGGGTGACAGAGTTTTCCTTAGAAAACACTTCATATTCTGAACCCTCTTCATCCTCGTCGGCCTCTTTGCTCCCCTCCTTGTACGAGCTAATGGGTACGTTCTCAAAACAGTCTAAGTTGGAATCTTCGTCCTTGGCATTTGAGCCAGTTGGTGAGCTTCCAACTGGCGTTTCATTTCTGCTAACTGTGATAGGtgtttctcttcctttAAAATTTTCCAGCTTATCATCGGATTCATTGCTGAAAGCAGGGTCAAACAATTCTGCCACACCAAACAATGCCCAACCAATGTAGGAAACGTTTCGCCGAAATTCATTCTGGAAAACTGTTGACTGATGTGTTTCTTTTAAATTTTCAAGGTTCTTCAATGCCTTTTGCACGTGTATTTCCAATAATTTAACTGCAAATTCAACGGTTTCTTCTGTGGGCAGGAACCATTTGAAAGTCGTGAAATTTTTGTCCTCTAGGTACTTCATTTTGTAGTCAAATTGAAATGCACCCCAATACGATTCGTCAATTTTATCGAGCAAATAAGCTGGtatcaaaagtttttcgGTCATAGACGATTTGGTTAACGTCGATAAGATCGAAGTTAACAAGTTGGGACCAAAAACAAGGGCAGCACTTCCAGTGCATTCGTCCATTATAAATTCAGTAATTTCCAGCACATCGTCAGCCAATTTTAATAGTTCTTCGTGAGCATTTTCCATCGTTGCTCCGAGCAAAGAAACATACCATGCAAGAGCACGATCTCGTGAAGAAATATCGTCTGAAGAGCCAATGATTTTACCAGCTCCATTTTCATTTATTTCTAGCTTGATTCTTGGAATCAAATTGTGATAGAACTTTGGTACCTGATACTCAGCATCTCGATTAATGATACAAGCAAGGATGTTCAAGTACACGTCAGTAATTTCATGATTGATGTTCTCCAAAATGTATTCAAGGAACTCTTTAGCAAAAATTCTAAAAAGGTCTATGGACAGGGAATTAAATATAATACCAATTGCAACTGGAATGAAGTTTACAATTTTCAGCTCAATATTGTCTGTGTTTGGATCAGGTTTGGGTAAGTTCTCCAGCAATTTCGTTAGCTGTGAAAAGAACTGTTTGATAAATAAGGTGAAGGAAGATGTTGCAGACTTCACTGCCAAGCTTTCTAACTCTTTGTCGATCGGAAACTCTTCATGGTCGCCTggagaaaagaaacatgATTCTAAGTAGGAAACATGTTGCGATGTTAATTCCATTGCTAGCATACCTCCATCGGATGCTTCAGACTGCCCACTCAAGTCATGAAAAGGAACCGATAAAGATGTTGCCGCAAAAAACTGAAGTGCCAAGTAGGATTTACTCAAGTCGTTAGAATCAATTGCCTCCAAAAACAACGACATCAGTCTGATCAAATGTAAGCGATAAACCGGAGTGATTGCCATATATCTGGCCAGAACAGTGCACTGTTTGAGTGCCACAGCCAATCTGTGCGAGGAATTGACAGTATCAAAGGACGTGTAAATATCTGTGATGACGTTATCAAGTACAACATTAGGATTGATGAATCCCAACAACGAAAGACAAGCAGTATACGTTTTCACGACCTCGTTGTTCCGTGATTGGGTTCCAATCGTTATAACCTTCATGAGCTTCACGATTATCTTGTCAGTAATGACACCGTTGAGTTTGATGGACGAAGGAAGAGCtgtcaaagatttcatttTATGAGGATATTTATTCgtttcttgaagatgacgCCGATAAAGTTGTAAGCACAATGCATGGCACAATtttgcaattgaagaagaccaaaCGCCAGGATTTGAAGGATGTGCATAATTAGCCATAACGGACAGTATTGTTGACAGTTTATCAAGAATGAATTCGTAATTATCCTTGGTAATTGAGTTGATGATTATTTGAGCGTATGCTTTGAATAGTGTGTTAGACTTGGAGCTCTTAGAATGCATTATACTAGTAGATTGGGGATAAATCTTGAGGCTAGGAACCAAGTGATACATGATAGTTTCAAACTGCTTCTGGGTAAACACACCATAGAGTCCCAAACTCTGCTTATCTTCTTGGGCAATAGCCACCAAAGCTTCTTCCGTAACTTTACCTAATATTGAAACAAGCTCGGTCGTCGACTTTGAAGGTGGGATTCTCTCCCAAATGAAAAACAATGTGGGGATATATTCTCTTTCTACTTTGATGGGCAACATGCTGTTTAAAACAACAAGAACCGTATGGTGAGTTTGACTGGTAAAGTTCGATAGGATTCGTTCTGTAATTTCAGGAATGTCTTTCTCATCAAAAAAGGGGTTAGCATAAGTGGCTAGTTTCAGTAGCTTATTGAACTGTTTGCGATCTCCTGAGTCATAGTTAAAATCGGCATGAGGGTAGTAATTCTCTAACTGTTTCATCAATTGCAACCAGGGCAAATGCAGATTTTTAAGCATCTTTTGATCCTTGCAAAGTACTTTGAATAAATGCAGATAAAGATTtagttgaagattttgaccCTGAACCAAGTTTATTCCGTAAAACGTCCTGATGAGCTTGATTCTAAGGTCTAAGGGTATAATTCCTTTCATCTTGATGAATGACAGCAATTCTATAgtccaattcttcaagctCACTATCGAAGCAGATTTTGGTTGAACTTGTGATGCAGGAGTAGAGGAACCTAGCAAATGTTCTTCAATGcattcatcaatgtcaCCGTTGTCGTCCTCAAagtcatcttcttcgttgtcCACGAAattctcttcatctctGTACTCTAATTGACTTTCTTGGgcaattgaagaggaattGTGCAAATCTTTGGCTGTGAGAGGAATTGCATTCCGAAAATCTAAAGTATTGATGGCAATGAATAAATGCTTAACGATATGGCTCAGATACCGGGCTTGATCGTGGACTGATTCTATAGCATAAGGCAACTTCTTTGGTAGATACAAAGTGGGTGGTTTATCTAAAGCGAAATAGGGTGATCCTTTATCTGTGAAATCGACATTGTTAGGGTAGTCAAGGTGGTAGAATTCCAAATCTGATAGTATCTTCACAGAATCATCCTGGTCTTCTTCCGACGGCAAGTCAACAGACGAAAAGACGGTCTTCAATGGCGAGCCCACCGCAGGGTTATTGAAGCTCAGTGGTTTGGGGTGCTTCAACTTAGGCATTACCAAGATTTGGAGACGTTAGTAAGAAAAGGAGATGCGCTACTGGCCTTAAGAGGTATATCATATGATATGGAGGTGGCAAACTAGGGCCTCTATAAATACGTCACGTGAGTGGTCGCGTGATCGCCGTTTTTTTTATAGTGGGGTAAATAAGCTTCTATAATGGTTAGTTAGATAGTGGGTGGGATTGGGGAAAGACGTTGGGTGGATTCTATAGTTTTCCGATTTGCTTTTGTTGTTCTCCTTTGATTCCTAATTTCATTATTATCGAATTCACATGGAATACACTTCTTTGGCAAAAAAGATTTTGTCGGAGTCAAGCTTTCCATCATTAGAGAGATCAACAGCATCCTCAACGTCGTCCACTAACGACTGAGGACCGCATGAAAACACCCATCTTTGGCTTGACGGTTGACAAGATGAGGAGTAGTTTTCGATTATGTCAATGATTTTTGGACGCCCAAATGAATAAATAGTTTTTTCTGgagtttcttcttctttatGACCTTCAGAGGATGAGGAGACGTGTGGGTCTAAGTCGGTTTCCAAATCTCGCTTCAGTTCAGCTTCTAAATGGTCGTCAGGAAGGTTTGTTGCTGGATCCAAGTCTTGGAGCTCCGTATCATTCTTATCGGTAAGgaaatgttcaaattcTTCGTCTTGAACCACGTTAGATTGAGActcttcagtttctttggtaatGTGAACATTGGCTCCTTTGACCCCAAATCTCTTTAAAATATAGACGTCGGCCTTGTTTCGTAGAATCCAAACCAGCTGAATATTTGCCTCTGTATTcgaagaaagaagatggtACAGCGGAATACCCATTGAGATTCCTGAACCTGCCACTATGATGATTGCATTATTAATCGACTCTGCCATTGTTGGAGCAATTAGGGGGGAGGTGTAAAGGATTGTGGATAGATGGTACACTGGGGTAGCGTCCCATTGAAATCTGTTCTTATTGGACACGATAAGATGAAAATGGTCTTCATCGTAACTGGCGATCGTATAAGGATGGGATGGGTAAAGAATCTTATGAAATTTCCGCCAAGAAGAGGTAAAATCTGCAGAGATTCTTAAATGCGGCAAAAGTTGATCCTCTGGTATTGGCAGTCCTCTTCTATCGATAGATATGACTGAGAGGTCGCCTCCGTTATCCTCAATTGAATCGGATTTTGTTCGGCATAAGTAGAAGAAGGTCACAAACAGCTGATAGGCCAACAGAATGGAGCATGCCACAACGTACCACAATACTCCGGGTTTTGCATGAATCTGAATGAGGCCCACAAACATGCCCACGACGAGAGTGTGAACAATAAAGAAGGTTTTGTAGTTAGCCACTCTAACGGGCTTGATAGAGACAACAAACAGAACCACAAAGGCAGCCAGTAATATATAGGCAATATCACATTTCAGCAACAAAAAATGGGGGTTACCTTCGACTATCcatttgatgaagaatccGATACTGTGCAGAAAACTAAACAACAGGATGACCCTGCTCAACCAACGATGGACGCTAATCAGGTCCAGGTAGTTCTGAAAAAGCACGACACTAGGTCGGAATGCAATGATGATGTCCAATGGCAACAGGGCCACGGCCATTCTTCCCAAGCGTTTCAAGAACAGGCCAGGTTTATCATGGTAGTGAAACACTCCAATCAGCTCCAAGACAGTCAATGCTACGAGCCAAACAAacactttcttcaagggGGAAGCATAGTGAAGGATGGCCCAAATGTTCCGCCGGTTACCGTTATCTTTCAGCGTTCGGGTAAACTTATAGCCAACAACAAGCTCGTAGACCAGATACAACAACGAGAGCAGAAGCACCACATAGCCGTATTTGAGGTTGGCAAAATGGAGGTCTCCGTGGCGCTTGAACAGGATACTAGTAGCTTCTTCCTGCTGATTCATGGATAAGTAACAGTTTGACCATTGAAAATCTTTCCACTACAAAAATAAGACTATTTCCTGTACACTGCGTGGCAAGATAACGGTTATTAGCTGAGATAGATAAGAGGTGTACCAACCAGTTTTTTGCGTTAGTTGATAAGTGGaggaaaaaatcaaaacgGGTAAAGAGCTGTAGGTTTCCTTTCTCGGGCTATGACCCCATTTTGGGCAATGGCGGGAATGCGTAAGGAAAAATTGTGTGAGATATTCGGGGGCGGGAAAAAAAGTCCAGTCCACTGGGCTGTGTGAGTCTGCGGAGACGGCGGCTAAGGAACCCACATAAAATATGTCCCAAGAAGAGAGGGCGGCCATAAAACTTACTAATGTAATCGCGCAGTCCGAACTTTGTGTGTGGGTCGGCGTCTGGAGCAGAGGACATTATGTAATTATGTAACTATGTGAACATAGTTATGTAATTATGTACAACAGTAGTGTAATATTACGTAGTGACCGTTTCTCAGGGGAAGTCAACAGGCCAACAGGCCTACCGTAGACTTGGCGGGAAGAATGGCGCCCCGGAAGGCATTTAAAGGGGCAGTTACAATTGTTAAGCAGAATCTCCGCCTCGCTTGTCTAGACCGCTTTTTCTGGGCGGAATTTGGGATAACAataaaaaatgaaaaaatcgttccattcttgaatccCAAGTGTAGACCTTCCTCCTAGGGAAACAACTGTGCGgttttccaaaaacaatACTTGAAAGGCACAGCGCTTTTGTGAGCTCTAAAACGACTACGTCATTTTCTCCGAAAGACGGACGGTGTTCCTCAAGATGAAATCCATGTGCAGAAGAATTCCCCGCCGTGCATTAATTATGTGTATGTGGTGTGCACAACCGCTTATTTCTAGGGACGCCTCTCTATAATGTGCAGAAACCGGCATTACTCTTACGAAATCGTCACCACTAAAGCATGTTCGAAAAGTTGAGTGTGTTCTCCCCCTCTTTTCGGAATTCTGACATCATCGATGCGCGGATATATAAAAAATGCCTTCATCCCTTTCCTTACGCCATTATTATTTCTTAAGACTTCTGTCATTTTTGCagttcaaattcatcttcTCCAACCCGAATTTGCCTTTAAGAAATGTCTTATCACACAGAAGCCAGCAGGTGGAATGCCTACCAATTTAACGACCCGTTCGCAGCGGACAAGTTCTTTGTTTGCAGCAGACGCACTAACACATGTTGCCGTCCGAACTGTGGACTGGGGTTCAACCATTCGAATGAGAAGAGCGATGTTTCTTTCGTCGATACCATAGAGGAAGCTGAGCAATTGGGCTTCTCTAAGTGCCGCTTTTGCATTGCCCCGAACCACGGGGGCGATATCAATACCCTGCAAGTGGATGTTAACCTCCTGGTCCGAACTGTGGAGCATGTCAACCACCAAATCGGGTTCATGCCTCCATtgttggatgaagaagaggagaaggaaaacACCATCAAGCAcagtttcatcaagaatAAGATTGTCGGCAGGAGGCAGAGCGTCCCCGACATCTCGGATTCTGGCAATGGGCTCAGCAAGAACGAAAACGATCATCTTAAGCTGATTGACCTGGCATGTCGTCACATCGCCTTGGCTGCCGCTTGTGCTCTGATGTCCTCCAAACATGCCTCTGCAGAGGAGGCTCTCATGTCCTCATCCAACGCCGATGAGAACCGAAAGAGGCGGAAGCGCAGAGGAGGAGTGTTGGGTTTCAAGGAGTTAGCTGCCAAATCCAAACTATCTCCATGGCACTTTCATCGTGTCTTCAAATCTGTTGCTGGTCTAACGCCGAAGGCGTACGGAGATCGTTGCTGCGAATATATCAGACAGCACGACGAGAAATACGGTGTATTAATTATGCCTGGAAGCACAGAGAGATCTAACTCAGTGATTGAGATTAACACACAAATTGCTAACCCATCTTCTCCCAAAATGCATAACAGCCAAGTCGAACAGGCGGAGTCTGCTTCGATGCGCCCTTCCTCAAGCGAAAGAAATCAGCATTCCCACAACGCTAACTTGGTGGCTCCTTCTACTGCAAACTCCACCACCAGCACCAGCACGAACACACAGACACTCCCAGCTTCTAACATCTCCAGCTCTCCAGCTAGCACTGCTGTATTTGAGATGGACCACAACACCATATTCGATGAAAGACCAGCTAGTGCTCCCACTTCTGGGTTCATCAGCCCGGTTTCTTACATTTCAAGCTCCGAGAAAATGCCGCAGGTGAATGTCGACTTCAACCAAATGGACTTTAACAACGACATATGGTCAATGCTGCAAAACGATCGTGCGCCCTCTCGCCAACGGGGACATTACCGTTCCTTTGCAGCACCTGAAACGATGATGGACGATTATTTAAAACAAGATAACTACGACATGaactttgattttggaaccGAGCCTTCGAGCCCTGTTGTGGGCCAGTCCCAGCCAGACTTTGTTTTTAACTCCAGTGTATTCCAGGTAAAGCCTCAAGCACAGCAGCATTCCATTTCCGAGGCACTCTCTCCTCGCTTAGAGACTTCACTGGGAGACGAAGATGATAATTACAACCCATTATCTTTAGAATTGGAGATACTGAATCAAACGCAGCCGTTTCTGATGGAGGATCGCACCCCCGCTGTGGAAATTTCCACTCCCCAGTGAACATGATCCCATCCGAACTTACCATAAGTATTTTTTTATGTAACTTAAACGCAGTCTCTATTGTTTAATAGATCGATCGACACCATGGTCTCAACCACTACAACTTCGTAAGATAAGCTTCGGACGAAGTTTCCATCATGCAAGAACACAAACCCGGTACTACGTAATTATGACCTATATAGGCAAATGCCGTTCCTGTCTTAAAACCCCGCTGAGTGCATATAGGCTTCCACGGAAAAGCCAAGTAATGTCCTATGGCGTCGTCATGAGCTCGGTGATAAACGTGGACATCCAGTATTGTTTTTGGAGCCATGTACGGCGgatattcttcaactttaacTCTAACTGCTTCTTAATAAATATCACATATGTTGGTAACGTTACTAGCTACCTCTGCTATCTGGAAAAAGGGCCGTTCTAGAACGTCTAAAAAGAAGTCGTGTCTTAGCTATATAGTACTCTTTAAATATTAGTTAAGTCGGGTGACATCGAAATAAGCCAGGGGGGTGTAAAATTAGCACACATCCATCCTGCCATTTGACATCCATGCTTTAGAGACCATCCATTGTACCCGCAATgtcatcgtcgtcatcCTCGTCACTGAGACTCCCTACACTGCTCAGGTCTTCGTCTTCGTCCTCGTCTTCGTCCGAACCGTTGCCGTTTGCGTGGCCGTTTTGGAACTGCTCTGCGCTGGCGTACTTCTTGACGTATTCTTTAACTTTCTCTGTGTAAGTCTTTTCACTTTTTAGGTACAAGGCAGAGGCGTCGCCATTCAATGGATCACTAGCGTTTGGGTAATGCAGCAGTTGTGGCAAGAATGTCtcaaaaatattgaagatATCGAACATAGGGCTCCATGTCTGGTTGATTACATCCAAGCAGACACTGCCACTGACCTCGTCGATATTTGGGTGGAATATTTTGTTTTGGAACCCGATACTGGGTGATTTATATGGGTATTGATCAGGAAGCTCCACATGTATCTTCCAAACTCCTCCTTCGTAAGGGGATTCCTTCGGAC
This is a stretch of genomic DNA from Komagataella phaffii GS115 chromosome 3, complete sequence. It encodes these proteins:
- a CDS encoding Proteosome activator subunit, producing MPKLKHPKPLSFNNPAVGSPLKTVFSSVDLPSEEDQDDSVKILSDLEFYHLDYPNNVDFTDKGSPYFALDKPPTLYLPKKLPYAIESVHDQARYLSHIVKHLFIAINTLDFRNAIPLTAKDLHNSSSIAQESQLEYRDEENFVDNEEDDFEDDNGDIDECIEEHLLGSSTPASQVQPKSASIVSLKNWTIELLSFIKMKGIIPLDLRIKLIRTFYGINLVQGQNLQLNLYLHLFKVLCKDQKMLKNLHLPWLQLMKQLENYYPHADFNYDSGDRKQFNKLLKLATYANPFFDEKDIPEITERILSNFTSQTHHTVLVVLNSMLPIKVEREYIPTLFFIWERIPPSKSTTELVSILGKVTEEALVAIAQEDKQSLGLYGVFTQKQFETIMYHLVPSLKIYPQSTSIMHSKSSKSNTLFKAYAQIIINSITKDNYEFILDKLSTILSVMANYAHPSNPGVWSSSIAKLCHALCLQLYRRHLQETNKYPHKMKSLTALPSSIKLNGVITDKIIVKLMKVITIGTQSRNNEVVKTYTACLSLLGFINPNVVLDNVITDIYTSFDTVNSSHRLAVALKQCTVLARYMAITPVYRLHLIRLMSLFLEAIDSNDLSKSYLALQFFAATSLSVPFHDLSGQSEASDGGMLAMELTSQHVSYLESCFFSPGDHEEFPIDKELESLAVKSATSSFTLFIKQFFSQLTKLLENLPKPDPNTDNIELKIVNFIPVAIGIIFNSLSIDLFRIFAKEFLEYILENINHEITDVYLNILACIINRDAEYQVPKFYHNLIPRIKLEINENGAGKIIGSSDDISSRDRALAWYVSLLGATMENAHEELLKLADDVLEITEFIMDECTGSAALVFGPNLLTSILSTLTKSSMTEKLLIPAYLLDKIDESYWGAFQFDYKMKYLEDKNFTTFKWFLPTEETVEFAVKLLEIHVQKALKNLENLKETHQSTVFQNEFRRNVSYIGWALFGVAELFDPAFSNESDDKLENFKGRETPITVSRNETPVGSSPTGSNAKDEDSNLDCFENVPISSYKEGSKEADEDEEGSEYEVFSKENSVTPENETSLEDSPSGICPSLTSRDSKLYRCNYFFGDSKFTKESSPLYHKIHQIRLSIGESLHDICNFLIQYHEADVAAFKSLSSLFAVYICDVGVDTYIQTGKTKDSYRFLTSLYNLPRLRKPYSRPIIGERIELFHQQRLSTFGGTRIVNSIEKQLVHDLVRLSMSVYSDIGLMAQNCLLLVNKKLIGTLGTIVSGLNIVSKAIDDNDDLKIERSLSFFYLKGVRNKIQSNYVELTRYIKLLLLCLKRSNSIIYDKATHLFKAVVSAWSLPSSVCNLDFELINSIKPPSDLFVESQINILRIAKESKRKINAFHIHKLETELYNSYWENDKSWQIQYLILKLLIQIENEYEHKDFSSDVIELIINNCSNEHPLLSDLCLCSSVSIVNKFVNLSLYEHNLSNMHDVDYLVKEFTRIDTTPKKENGNNYINEYLAEVHNLESPKYFFDNKIGTNSLFWSRDLIAIKGDNLSSNELDLTPKEQELFRRLGQNVMSKEWFYNIFKTMVQGLEQNPNFRSSHVYFTVNVIQMIVNNYVPASKLCVQDIIDLIDLIYVKDEKATHVLTMELIIGLILGYKIADQKYKDIVCEQVLGRFEKIICNDLSPDTYPVWSILSWWLPQHLDVRRYPKIFKFFTDFKFENTDERSSFGTHSRLGLLKYFISSLGKRYPLNETTFDNLIGNMNSSFSKVRIQVSLILSMLTFIGIARNPSSTFQEFLVNVKNDEENVETHLGIVEPYKSALSSCFERIESLRKATIDMNSQDVARNDYIYVSKTFIKYMDSLFFTQESAAIQAKSIVPYIQFLFKLDERKDVCYLSQISPMQSYLLLPFSLSNGKPLQLVLQSLLNLHDISQDPLWHQILSILDFTKSIFYLKYLILNTEQHMELVNFVAKFLFHGNSEVRTSAAKVLSGMIQTLSDSEVEYLISNNLADYLKGLTADKKKYLKLKTKPKSSKSEDPKKDLPLLLNELHGYTLGIGSYLQAFPYISPIPPWIPQSLSILANNSVSVEGIVGKTAKDLLSTFKKTRQDTWHIDSKFFGQDQLEDLEGVLWKSYFI
- a CDS encoding Ubiquitin-conjugating enzyme that negatively regulates gluconeogenesis, with the translated sequence MSSPKRRIESDVMKLLMSDYEVNLVNDNMQEFYVTFHGPKESPYEGGVWKIHVELPDQYPYKSPSIGFQNKIFHPNIDEVSGSVCLDVINQTWSPMFDIFNIFETFLPQLLHYPNASDPLNGDASALYLKSEKTYTEKVKEYVKKYASAEQFQNGHANGNGSDEDEDEDEDLSSVGSLSDEDDDDDIAGTMDGL